The following proteins are co-located in the Siansivirga zeaxanthinifaciens CC-SAMT-1 genome:
- the rpsU gene encoding 30S ribosomal protein S21 produces MLIIPIKEGENIDRALKRYKRKFDKTGTKRQLQARKQFNKPSVVRRAQIQKAQYIQGLRDAEDI; encoded by the coding sequence ATGTTAATAATACCAATTAAAGAAGGAGAAAATATAGATAGAGCGCTAAAGCGTTATAAGAGAAAGTTTGATAAAACTGGAACTAAACGTCAGCTACAAGCTCGTAAGCAATTTAACAAGCCTTCAGTAGTACGTAGAGCGCAAATACAAAAAGCACAATACATCCAAGGTTTAAGAGATGCAGAAGATATATAA
- a CDS encoding acyl-CoA dehydrogenase family protein, with protein sequence MNSMYFTEEHLLFRKSLQEFLKKEVVPNIDTWENTGAIDKSIWKKLGDMGFLGINYPEAYGGLNLDLFYTIILLEELQRINSGGFAAAVWAHVYLAMTHLNAEGSEQIKQDYLVPSITGDKVGCLCITEPFGGSDVAGMRTTAMLEDNMYVLNGSKTFITNGVYSDYLIVAAKTNPELGNKGISIFVVDRDTPGLSATKLNKLGWRASDTGEIAFDNVKIPATNLLGEINKGFSYIMQHFASERLIMGVNAHARAEYALEYAMQYMSERTAFGTTIDKFQALRHKLADCYTDVEICKTFNYAVAYRLNKGEYVVKEATMSKLKSTKVADEVIYQCLQFLGGYGYMEDYPLARMFRDSRLGPIGGGTSEILREIIAKIIIDKKSYKPAT encoded by the coding sequence ATGAATAGCATGTACTTCACCGAAGAGCATCTGCTTTTTAGAAAAAGCCTTCAAGAATTTTTAAAAAAGGAAGTAGTTCCAAACATCGATACTTGGGAAAATACAGGTGCTATCGATAAATCTATCTGGAAAAAACTTGGGGACATGGGCTTTTTAGGAATTAATTATCCAGAAGCATATGGTGGCTTAAACTTAGATTTATTCTATACTATCATTCTTTTAGAAGAACTTCAAAGAATAAATTCGGGCGGATTTGCAGCTGCTGTTTGGGCGCATGTATATTTAGCCATGACGCATTTAAATGCCGAAGGTAGTGAACAAATAAAACAAGATTATTTAGTGCCAAGTATAACAGGCGATAAAGTAGGTTGTCTTTGTATCACAGAACCTTTTGGAGGAAGCGATGTTGCAGGCATGCGAACCACAGCCATGTTAGAAGATAATATGTATGTCTTAAACGGTTCTAAAACATTCATAACAAACGGTGTTTATAGCGACTATTTAATTGTAGCAGCTAAAACAAATCCCGAGTTAGGAAATAAAGGAATAAGTATTTTTGTAGTCGACAGAGATACTCCAGGGCTTTCTGCTACAAAATTAAATAAATTAGGCTGGCGCGCATCAGACACTGGAGAAATTGCTTTCGATAATGTAAAAATCCCCGCAACCAACCTGTTAGGAGAAATAAATAAAGGGTTCTCTTATATTATGCAGCATTTTGCTTCCGAACGTTTAATTATGGGAGTTAATGCCCATGCGCGAGCAGAATATGCTTTAGAATACGCAATGCAATACATGTCAGAGCGAACAGCTTTTGGCACAACCATCGATAAATTTCAAGCGCTAAGACACAAGTTAGCCGATTGTTACACCGATGTAGAAATCTGTAAAACCTTTAATTATGCTGTTGCATACAGATTAAACAAAGGCGAATACGTGGTAAAAGAAGCAACCATGTCTAAACTAAAATCTACTAAAGTTGCCGATGAGGTTATTTACCAATGTTTACAGTTTCTGGGCGGTTATGGCTATATGGAAGATTATCCATTGGCAAGAATGTTTAGAGATAGTAGGCTAGGCCCCATTGGTGGTGGTACTTCCGAAATTTTAAGAGAAATTATAGCTAAAATAATTATCGACAAAAAATCATATAAACCAGCCACTTAA
- a CDS encoding helix-hairpin-helix domain-containing protein, protein MKSHFTFTKKQRNGIFLLLAIIVVLQCTYFFINSSSEDLQVNNSQWVHFNKELDSLRSLKLEKENFKIKTYNPNYISDYKGTLLGMSNEEINRLINYRNSNKWINSVDQFQEVTQVSDSLLQILAPYFKFPDWINASKKSNGSKLKNTVASSFEKIDLNTATVLELQTVNGVGQVLANRIVRFRNKFPGGFIASIQLQDVYGLSMEVIERINQKFEVKTPRKVDKIHLNRATVAQLVTIQHIDYDLAQNIVEYRLFNENYKKLNELLKVKGFPVNKFDIIKLYLLLD, encoded by the coding sequence ATGAAATCCCATTTTACGTTTACTAAAAAACAACGAAATGGGATTTTTTTATTATTAGCCATCATAGTTGTTTTACAGTGTACTTATTTTTTTATTAATTCTTCATCAGAAGATTTACAAGTAAATAATTCGCAGTGGGTGCATTTTAATAAAGAGTTAGATTCATTGCGATCCCTTAAGCTTGAAAAAGAAAATTTCAAAATAAAAACATATAATCCTAATTATATATCCGATTATAAAGGAACCTTATTAGGTATGTCAAATGAAGAGATTAATCGTTTAATAAACTATCGCAACAGCAATAAATGGATTAATTCAGTCGATCAGTTTCAAGAAGTAACCCAAGTTTCCGATTCCCTTTTACAAATACTAGCACCATATTTTAAATTTCCAGACTGGATAAATGCATCTAAAAAATCAAACGGCTCAAAACTTAAAAATACTGTAGCCTCCAGTTTCGAAAAAATAGATTTAAATACAGCAACGGTTTTAGAACTTCAAACTGTAAATGGCGTCGGTCAGGTTTTGGCAAACCGAATAGTGCGATTTAGAAATAAATTTCCAGGAGGTTTTATAGCTAGCATACAACTTCAGGATGTTTATGGGTTATCTATGGAGGTTATAGAAAGAATTAATCAAAAATTTGAAGTAAAAACACCCAGAAAAGTTGATAAAATTCATTTAAATAGGGCTACTGTAGCTCAATTAGTAACAATTCAACATATCGATTACGATCTCGCTCAAAATATTGTAGAATATAGGTTGTTTAACGAAAATTATAAAAAGTTAAACGAATTATTAAAAGTAAAGGGCTTTCCTGTAAATAAATTCGATATAATTAAATTATATTTGCTGCTCGATTGA
- a CDS encoding alanine/glycine:cation symporter family protein produces MKKYFFSILTLVLPITTFAQESTSEKIDQVFKEYTGWFVEGIFYEIPFSDTYKIPWVLIVLIGGALFFTVYFKFINFTGFRTALRVVQGKYEDIEKHGADTLYGDQTPNEDANIIETLRDDSAHGEVSHFQALTAALSATVGLGNIAGVAVALSIGGPGATFWMILAGFLGMASKFAECTLGVKYRDVGPDGTVYGGPMYYLKKGLKEKGMSGLGKVLAVIFAIFVIGGSFGGGNMFQANQAAAQFIKLFGFESSNAGMYFGIGMAAIVAVVIIGGIKRIASVTEKIVPFMAGIYVLAALIILGANWHLIDDAFGLIYHGAFSGLGIAGGLVGVMIQGIRRGAFSNEAGVGSAAIAHSAVRTKYPASEGIVALLEPFVDTVVICTMTALVIVITNFDGAFMEYGVPIKEGVELTAIAFDSVIPHFSVVLTIAVILFAFSTMISWSYYGMQGWIYLFGKGKKTDLAYKVLFLLFVVIGSSISLGAVIDFSDAMIFAMVVPNIIGVVILSPVINRELKKYYKAINIKHEALEEGAEDLTKHM; encoded by the coding sequence ATGAAGAAATACTTTTTCTCTATTTTAACACTAGTTTTACCAATTACAACTTTTGCTCAGGAATCTACTTCCGAAAAAATAGATCAAGTTTTTAAAGAATATACAGGTTGGTTTGTTGAGGGTATTTTTTACGAAATTCCTTTTTCTGATACATATAAAATTCCTTGGGTACTTATTGTTTTAATAGGAGGTGCGCTCTTTTTTACAGTTTATTTTAAATTTATAAATTTTACTGGTTTTAGAACAGCATTACGCGTTGTTCAAGGTAAATACGAAGATATTGAAAAGCATGGTGCCGACACCTTATATGGAGACCAAACACCCAACGAAGATGCTAATATTATTGAGACTTTAAGAGACGATAGTGCTCATGGCGAAGTGTCTCATTTCCAAGCCCTAACTGCGGCATTATCTGCTACGGTAGGCTTAGGTAATATTGCAGGTGTAGCCGTGGCCTTATCTATTGGTGGTCCAGGAGCAACTTTCTGGATGATATTAGCTGGTTTTTTAGGAATGGCCTCTAAGTTTGCAGAATGTACCTTAGGTGTAAAATATAGAGATGTGGGGCCAGATGGAACTGTTTATGGCGGACCAATGTATTATCTAAAAAAAGGGCTTAAAGAAAAAGGCATGTCAGGCTTAGGTAAAGTGTTGGCTGTTATTTTTGCCATTTTCGTAATAGGTGGTTCCTTTGGAGGCGGTAACATGTTTCAGGCAAACCAAGCAGCTGCGCAGTTTATTAAGTTATTCGGATTTGAAAGTTCTAATGCAGGAATGTATTTTGGAATAGGTATGGCCGCTATTGTTGCTGTTGTAATTATTGGTGGTATAAAACGTATTGCTTCCGTTACCGAAAAAATAGTGCCTTTTATGGCTGGTATTTATGTATTGGCGGCGTTAATAATTTTAGGTGCTAACTGGCATTTAATAGATGATGCTTTTGGTCTTATTTATCACGGTGCTTTTTCTGGTTTAGGAATTGCAGGTGGTTTAGTTGGGGTTATGATTCAAGGTATTAGAAGAGGTGCTTTCTCTAACGAAGCTGGTGTTGGTAGCGCAGCAATTGCTCACTCTGCTGTAAGAACAAAATATCCGGCGAGTGAGGGTATTGTAGCTTTATTAGAGCCTTTTGTAGATACGGTTGTAATTTGTACCATGACGGCGTTGGTAATTGTTATTACAAACTTCGATGGTGCTTTTATGGAATACGGGGTACCTATTAAAGAGGGGGTAGAATTAACTGCTATAGCTTTTGATAGTGTAATTCCACATTTTTCTGTAGTACTTACAATTGCAGTTATTTTATTTGCTTTTTCAACCATGATTTCCTGGTCTTATTACGGTATGCAAGGATGGATTTATTTATTTGGAAAAGGTAAAAAAACAGATTTAGCCTACAAAGTACTATTTTTATTATTTGTTGTAATTGGGTCATCAATAAGTCTGGGAGCCGTTATCGATTTCTCTGATGCTATGATTTTTGCAATGGTCGTTCCTAATATTATTGGAGTTGTTATTTTATCACCTGTAATAAACAGAGAATTAAAAAAATATTACAAGGCCATTAATATTAAACATGAAGCTTTGGAGGAAGGTGCGGAAGACCTTACCAAGCATATGTAA
- a CDS encoding potassium channel family protein: MNPIVKFFRTKIYTALFLLGFMLFIGVFGYKFLSNYSWIDAVYMTVITMTTVGFGEVVPLDEQSKVFTIFLILTSVVIVGYALSIITEYILSKNNIDDLKRKRMQKEIDSFKNHVVICGYGRNGKQAVRKLLAHKKSFVVIEKNKDMEERLQLDNVPYVIGNANEDEVLLLAGIDRASSFISALPNDADNLFVVLSTRQINKDINIISRASNESSYDKLKFAGANNVILPDKIGGDHMASLVVVPGLMEFIDNLSIVGKSNINIEEVAVEKLLRDEFTKTIKDLDLRRKTGVTVIGYKDQNGDYIVNPEADLDLAPNSKIIVLGRPEQIQALNSIYNIE; the protein is encoded by the coding sequence ATGAACCCAATTGTAAAATTTTTTAGAACCAAAATTTATACCGCCCTCTTCTTACTGGGCTTTATGTTATTTATAGGCGTTTTTGGATATAAGTTTTTATCTAATTATTCCTGGATTGATGCTGTTTACATGACTGTTATAACCATGACTACCGTTGGTTTTGGTGAAGTAGTTCCTCTAGATGAACAATCTAAAGTTTTTACTATATTTTTAATTTTAACAAGTGTTGTTATAGTAGGTTACGCGCTTTCCATAATAACAGAATATATTTTGAGTAAGAATAATATAGACGATTTAAAACGTAAAAGAATGCAAAAAGAAATTGATAGTTTTAAAAACCATGTTGTTATATGTGGATATGGTCGTAATGGTAAACAAGCCGTTAGAAAATTATTGGCTCATAAAAAGTCTTTTGTTGTTATTGAAAAAAACAAGGACATGGAAGAAAGACTTCAGTTAGACAATGTGCCTTATGTTATTGGCAACGCAAATGAAGATGAGGTATTACTTCTTGCAGGTATCGATCGTGCCAGTAGTTTTATTTCTGCGCTTCCCAATGATGCCGATAATTTGTTTGTAGTGCTTTCTACACGACAAATTAATAAGGATATAAATATTATAAGTAGAGCATCAAACGAATCGTCTTACGATAAATTAAAATTTGCTGGCGCAAACAATGTTATTTTACCTGATAAAATAGGTGGTGATCACATGGCTTCCTTGGTTGTTGTTCCAGGTTTAATGGAATTTATAGATAACTTATCCATTGTTGGTAAGTCCAATATCAATATTGAAGAAGTTGCTGTAGAGAAACTTTTAAGAGATGAATTTACAAAAACTATAAAAGATTTAGACTTAAGAAGAAAAACGGGTGTTACCGTAATTGGTTATAAAGATCAAAATGGAGACTATATTGTGAATCCTGAAGCAGATTTAGATTTGGCTCCCAATTCAAAAATTATTGTTTTAGGAAGACCAGAACAAATACAAGCCTTAAATTCGATTTATAATATCGAGTAG
- a CDS encoding PspC domain-containing protein, with product MNIIYKPLLFFQKHGFYVCQRIAERLGIRIKIVRTTFMYLTFVTLGFGFALYLFLAFWLRIKDLLYTKRSSVFDL from the coding sequence ATGAATATAATTTATAAACCATTACTATTTTTTCAAAAACACGGTTTTTATGTTTGTCAACGTATAGCCGAGCGTTTGGGAATTAGAATTAAAATAGTAAGAACAACCTTTATGTATTTAACTTTTGTAACATTAGGATTTGGTTTTGCACTTTATTTATTCCTTGCCTTTTGGCTTCGTATAAAAGATTTACTTTATACAAAACGCTCCTCTGTATTCGATTTATAA
- a CDS encoding DUF2851 family protein produces MQEDFLHYVWKFKKISIQNLKTTSGESILIQDVGMHNLNSGPDFFNAKLTIHNQLWAGNVEVHVKSSDWYLHNHELDAAYDNVILHVVWVHDTEIYRKDNTVIPTLELKDYVHRDVLSNYNMLFTKNNKWINCENDFAGVDHFIFENWMERLYFERLEGKSVLIKSLMEASKNDWEAVLFLMLAKNFGLKVNGEAFLSIAGSFDFSVLRKSQSQIKSLEALLFGQAGLLETNFENPYYIDLKKEYQFLKQKFQLDNKAVISVQFFRLRPLNFPTIRLSQLANLYFQHKNLFSKLMEVNTLEAYYELFQTKTSVFWNTHFTFLKESKPSNKIISKSFIDLLLINTILPIKFYYAQQKGEEVNETIIHIVSEIAAEKNNVIDAFSNLKKLTRGALHSQALLQLKTTYCDKNKCLNCAIGNKIISTN; encoded by the coding sequence ATGCAAGAAGATTTTTTACACTATGTATGGAAGTTTAAAAAAATTAGTATTCAAAATTTAAAAACCACCAGTGGGGAATCCATTTTAATACAAGACGTTGGGATGCACAACCTAAATTCTGGTCCCGATTTTTTTAATGCTAAGTTGACTATTCATAATCAGTTATGGGCAGGAAATGTTGAGGTGCATGTAAAATCATCAGACTGGTATTTACATAATCATGAATTGGATGCGGCTTACGATAATGTTATTCTTCATGTGGTTTGGGTGCACGATACAGAAATTTACAGAAAGGATAATACGGTTATACCTACCCTAGAGCTTAAAGATTATGTGCATCGTGATGTTTTATCTAATTATAATATGTTGTTTACTAAAAACAACAAATGGATTAATTGTGAAAACGACTTTGCTGGTGTTGACCATTTTATTTTTGAGAATTGGATGGAACGCCTTTATTTTGAGCGTTTAGAAGGTAAATCGGTATTGATTAAGTCCTTAATGGAGGCTTCTAAAAATGATTGGGAAGCCGTTTTGTTTTTAATGCTTGCCAAAAACTTCGGATTAAAAGTGAATGGTGAAGCTTTTTTAAGCATCGCTGGTTCTTTTGATTTTTCTGTTTTAAGGAAATCACAATCTCAAATAAAATCTTTAGAAGCTTTATTATTTGGTCAGGCGGGTTTATTAGAAACTAATTTTGAGAATCCGTATTACATCGATTTAAAAAAAGAGTATCAATTTTTAAAACAGAAATTTCAGCTAGATAACAAAGCAGTTATATCTGTGCAGTTTTTTAGATTAAGACCTTTAAATTTTCCAACAATTAGATTGTCGCAACTGGCAAATTTATATTTTCAACATAAAAATTTATTTTCAAAACTAATGGAAGTCAATACGTTAGAAGCTTATTATGAATTATTTCAAACTAAAACTTCTGTTTTTTGGAATACACATTTCACGTTTCTAAAGGAATCTAAGCCATCAAATAAAATTATTTCCAAAAGTTTTATAGACTTACTTCTAATTAATACCATTTTGCCCATTAAGTTTTATTACGCTCAACAAAAGGGTGAAGAGGTAAACGAGACCATAATACATATAGTTTCTGAAATTGCAGCAGAGAAAAATAATGTTATCGATGCGTTTAGCAATTTAAAAAAACTTACCAGAGGCGCATTGCACTCACAAGCACTTCTTCAACTTAAAACGACTTATTGCGATAAAAACAAATGTTTAAATTGTGCTATAGGAAATAAAATAATTTCTACAAATTAA
- a CDS encoding DUF2721 domain-containing protein — protein sequence MEQLTLTTPALLFSAISLIMLAYTNRFLAYASVVRSLHDKYLEKKDKTLIAQIKNIKKRLYLTRAMQIFGITSLLFCVLTMFLIYIQQHTVAVWVFGMALILLIISLAVLIMEIQISVKALEHHISDIENN from the coding sequence ATGGAACAATTAACCTTAACTACGCCTGCTTTACTTTTCTCTGCTATTTCTTTAATAATGCTTGCCTACACCAACCGCTTTTTAGCCTATGCATCTGTAGTAAGAAGCTTACATGACAAATATTTAGAAAAAAAAGATAAAACCCTAATTGCACAGATAAAAAACATTAAAAAAAGATTATATTTAACCAGAGCCATGCAAATTTTTGGCATTACCAGCTTATTATTTTGTGTGCTAACCATGTTTTTAATTTATATACAGCAGCACACCGTTGCCGTTTGGGTATTTGGCATGGCACTTATTTTACTTATTATTTCTTTAGCTGTTTTAATTATGGAAATTCAAATTTCGGTTAAAGCTTTAGAGCATCACATTAGCGATATTGAGAATAATTAA
- a CDS encoding HutD family protein: MRINILKSDDFKTTNWGDGTTTELFIYPKNSELKKLNFDFRLSKAVVLKETSKFSTLPGVHRKLMVLNGKITLNHKNHHSKTLEKFEIDTFQGDWDTTSNGLCSDFNLMTTKEKVSKLYGLSLPNKSTSTHVISKNLKWFFIYVNEGSLTLNTNETSFEAFKGDLCAITDFNTTTNITIKTTENSELVFVEIGKNTHKAEL, encoded by the coding sequence ATGAGAATTAACATATTAAAGTCTGATGATTTTAAAACCACCAATTGGGGCGATGGAACAACAACCGAACTTTTTATTTACCCAAAAAACTCAGAACTTAAAAAATTAAATTTCGATTTCCGGTTAAGTAAAGCAGTTGTTTTAAAAGAAACATCTAAATTTTCAACCTTACCTGGTGTACATCGAAAACTCATGGTTTTAAATGGAAAAATAACTTTAAATCACAAAAACCACCATTCTAAAACTCTAGAAAAATTTGAAATTGATACCTTTCAAGGTGATTGGGATACTACATCAAATGGCTTGTGTTCAGATTTTAATTTAATGACTACAAAAGAAAAAGTGTCTAAACTTTATGGTTTATCGTTACCTAATAAATCAACTAGTACACATGTTATTTCTAAAAATTTAAAATGGTTTTTTATATATGTTAATGAAGGTAGCCTAACATTAAATACAAACGAAACGTCATTTGAAGCTTTTAAAGGTGATTTGTGCGCCATCACCGATTTTAATACTACAACCAACATTACAATTAAAACTACCGAAAATAGCGAACTCGTTTTTGTTGAAATTGGTAAAAACACCCATAAAGCCGAGCTATAA
- a CDS encoding N-formylglutamate amidohydrolase: MDLFTITEPKAPRTPIIISVPHAGTKFPSEIKSHYKKRMRKHIDDTDWFVHKLYDFASDMGITIIKANLSRWVIDLNRDPESVPLYNDGRLITTNTPITDFYGNKIYKSEDLEPDDTEKNRRLQTYYWPYYQAIETLLNERKEQFEHVVLWDAHSIRHRVSTIQKAPFPDMILGNNNEKTAHPKIINTALESLRSGPFELSHNSPFKGGHITRYFGKPDNNVHALQLEMNKIIYMDDNEITYNTERAQIVKTLLEKTLKNIQLTLSSI, encoded by the coding sequence ATGGATTTATTCACTATTACAGAACCAAAAGCACCAAGAACACCTATTATTATTAGTGTTCCGCATGCTGGCACTAAATTTCCATCGGAAATTAAAAGTCATTATAAAAAAAGGATGCGTAAACATATAGATGACACCGATTGGTTTGTGCATAAATTATATGATTTCGCCTCAGATATGGGCATTACCATTATTAAAGCCAATTTAAGCCGTTGGGTAATAGACCTAAATCGCGATCCCGAAAGTGTCCCTTTATACAACGATGGTAGACTAATAACTACCAATACACCTATAACCGATTTTTACGGAAACAAAATTTATAAATCGGAAGATTTAGAACCTGACGACACAGAAAAAAACAGACGTTTACAAACTTATTACTGGCCTTATTACCAAGCCATTGAAACGCTTTTAAACGAACGAAAAGAACAGTTTGAGCATGTTGTACTTTGGGATGCACATTCTATAAGACATCGTGTAAGCACCATTCAAAAAGCACCGTTTCCAGATATGATTTTAGGAAACAATAACGAAAAAACGGCGCATCCAAAAATAATAAATACTGCTCTGGAAAGTCTGCGTTCTGGTCCCTTCGAACTAAGTCATAACAGCCCTTTTAAAGGAGGTCATATTACACGATATTTTGGTAAGCCAGACAATAACGTTCATGCTTTACAATTAGAAATGAATAAAATTATTTACATGGACGATAATGAAATCACATATAATACTGAGCGCGCCCAAATTGTAAAAACATTACTTGAAAAAACACTAAAAAACATACAACTAACGCTAAGTTCGATTTAA
- the hutF gene encoding formimidoylglutamate deiminase — MKTYHLKGILQQDGWIENAAVRVNDKGIITEISKVNSKNDAFKAINGYAIPGFQNAHSHAFQYAMAGLAEKHSHTGSQDDFWGWREAMYQLALGVNPDQMEAIATMLYSEMVRHGYTNVAEFHYVHHDKNGQPYNNLAEMGSRLVSAAKTAGIGITLVPIFYQKGGFGQAPNDRQRRFISPTVDAYLKLWEASKDVCKYYEHANIGVGIHSMRGVETEAIKAVATSGPQDIPFHIHVSEQLKEIEDSINYLGKRPVEWLLENMDLNERFHLVHATHLTDKETVGIANSKAHVVLCPSTEGNLGDGLFPLHQFQEAGGQWSIGTDSHVGLNPLEELRILDYGQRLITHKRKTYASESINDSGLFAINMATLAGRKAMNNFNTDFFKVGTPFNALVMDASSPLISTTSLENLSSTFVYSSDVSNNLTTISHGKIPDYLDDTDARANIILNFKKAIKALKNR; from the coding sequence ATGAAAACATATCATTTAAAAGGTATTTTACAGCAAGATGGCTGGATAGAAAATGCCGCAGTAAGGGTAAACGACAAAGGAATTATTACAGAAATTTCTAAAGTTAATTCTAAAAATGATGCTTTTAAGGCCATTAACGGTTACGCAATTCCTGGTTTTCAAAATGCCCATTCCCATGCGTTTCAATACGCAATGGCTGGCTTAGCAGAAAAACACAGTCATACGGGAAGCCAAGATGACTTTTGGGGGTGGCGCGAAGCTATGTACCAATTGGCCTTAGGCGTTAACCCCGACCAAATGGAAGCTATTGCTACGATGCTTTATTCTGAAATGGTTCGTCATGGTTATACTAATGTTGCCGAATTTCATTACGTACATCACGATAAAAATGGGCAACCCTATAATAATTTAGCTGAAATGGGCAGCCGATTGGTTTCGGCAGCGAAAACAGCAGGTATTGGAATTACCTTAGTTCCTATTTTTTACCAAAAAGGGGGTTTTGGACAAGCACCCAACGACAGGCAACGCCGTTTTATTTCGCCAACTGTTGATGCTTATTTAAAATTATGGGAAGCCAGCAAAGATGTTTGTAAATATTACGAACATGCCAATATAGGTGTTGGGATTCATTCGATGCGTGGGGTAGAAACCGAAGCTATTAAAGCGGTCGCAACATCGGGACCGCAAGATATTCCATTTCATATTCACGTTTCGGAGCAACTTAAGGAAATTGAAGACTCTATAAACTACCTTGGTAAGCGTCCTGTTGAGTGGTTGTTAGAAAACATGGATTTAAATGAAAGATTTCATTTGGTACATGCCACGCATTTAACAGACAAAGAAACTGTTGGTATTGCAAATAGTAAAGCGCATGTTGTGCTTTGCCCAAGTACCGAAGGCAATTTAGGCGATGGTTTATTTCCGTTGCACCAGTTTCAGGAAGCTGGAGGGCAATGGAGTATTGGCACCGATAGCCATGTAGGGTTAAACCCGTTGGAGGAACTTAGAATTTTAGATTACGGACAACGTTTAATTACTCACAAACGAAAAACCTACGCTTCAGAGTCTATAAACGACAGTGGTTTGTTTGCTATTAATATGGCAACACTAGCTGGACGAAAAGCCATGAATAATTTTAACACCGATTTCTTTAAAGTCGGCACCCCTTTTAACGCTTTAGTTATGGATGCTTCTAGTCCGTTAATTAGTACTACAAGTCTTGAAAATTTGTCATCTACCTTTGTTTACAGCAGTGATGTTTCTAATAATTTAACTACGATATCGCATGGTAAGATTCCAGATTATTTAGATGATACCGATGCCAGAGCAAACATTATATTAAATTTTAAAAAAGCTATTAAAGCTCTTAAAAACCGATAA
- a CDS encoding CIA30 family protein: protein MMLLNFNETQDLSNWNVVSDTVMGGVSNSNFSLNDTGFGVFTGKVSLENNGGFSMVRCHLERKDVSKFNTFSLRIKGDGKTYQFRVKTDKEDTHSYVLRFNTSGAWETIEIPFDNLKPTFRGKDLDMNNYPGNYIAEVAFLIGNKKEETFCLEIESVELL from the coding sequence ATGATGCTATTAAACTTTAATGAGACCCAAGACCTAAGTAACTGGAATGTTGTAAGCGATACTGTTATGGGTGGTGTTTCTAATAGCAACTTTAGTTTAAACGACACAGGTTTTGGCGTTTTTACAGGTAAAGTATCGTTGGAAAATAATGGTGGTTTTTCGATGGTGCGCTGCCATTTAGAGAGAAAAGATGTTTCTAAATTCAACACCTTTTCATTACGTATTAAAGGTGATGGTAAAACCTATCAATTTCGAGTGAAAACCGATAAAGAAGACACCCATAGTTATGTTTTAAGATTTAATACTTCGGGGGCATGGGAAACTATTGAAATTCCTTTTGATAATTTAAAACCAACCTTTCGGGGAAAAGATTTAGATATGAACAACTACCCAGGTAATTACATAGCAGAAGTTGCTTTTTTAATTGGTAATAAAAAGGAAGAGACCTTTTGTTTAGAGATTGAAAGTGTTGAGCTCTTGTAA